Part of the Permianibacter fluminis genome, GGCGACGCAGTCGGCGGTTGTTGCAAAGCCGGCAAGAAGCGGTGCAGGAGTTGGCCAGCAAATACGACGCGCTGGAGTTGCAGACCTCGGACAATACTCGCCAGCTTGCCTCCGCGCGCGAGGAGCTGCGCAAACTGCAATTACAGCGTGATGAATTGCAGCGCCGTTTGCTGGAAAACCAGTATCGCGATCCCTTGACCGGCTTGCCTAGCCGGCGCATGGCCGCCAATTTGTTTGCCGACTATGCCGCTGATCCCAAACCGCGGGTGTTGATTCTGGTTGATGCCGACGGCATGGGGTTCGTCAACGAACTACACGGTTATCAGGCGGGTGATCGGGTGCTGGCGCAATTGGGCGATCTGTTGCAACGGGTTTGCCGGCAGGGTGACGAGATCATGCGCTGGGACAGCGATGTCTTTCTGCTGGTGTGCGAAATCGGCGGGCTCGACGAGGCCCGGATGCTGGCTGAACGGATCCGCGCCAGTGTGTTGCAGCAGGCGTTTACGCTATCGGAACGCAAGCACGTGGACATGACGTGCTCCATCGGCTTTGCGCTGTGGCCGCTGCGCTCCGGAGTCGAGCAGGAACAACGCTGGGAGTCGTCATTGGGGCTGGCCCGCGAAGCGCTGACGCTGGCGAAATATTTCAGCCGCAATGCCTGGTTTGGTTTGGTCGCCAACGACACGCTGCCCACGGAAGAGTTGGTCAATGCCCGGCGCGAGCTGGCCCGTGACTGGGTCAGTCGCGGCTGGCTCGATCTGGTCAGTTCGCTGCCGCAGCCGAATCTGCTGTTGCAGGAATGGCCAAAGCGCTGAGTCGATCAGCTCAAATAAAAAATGGCCACGTCTGTGGCCATTTTTTATTGCGGTGCTGACTTACTTCTTGTCATCACTGGCGTCCTGCGTTGTTTCAATTTCGATGGTCGATTCGATGTCGTCGGTTTCACCATCCTTGGTAATCACGACGGTACGAACGGCTTTGCCGTCTCCGCCATCGTGCCAGGCCATCGGCGAACCGTGTTCGACATGCATGATCATGTGCGCGTTGCCCTGGATAAATTTCACCGGCTTGGTGACGCCGGCTTTCTTGATGGCGTCGCGGATCTGCTTTTGTTGGGCGTCGGTCAATTCCACGCCGCTGATCACCACGCTGTTGCGCAAGGCTTCGATTTCTTGCGGCGGCATCGGCGGCATGGGCGCCGTCGGTGCTACGCCAGCGACTGGCGGCGTCGGCGGGACCGGGGGGACGCCATGAAATCGCACCAGCATGCCCTGACCTTCGGCAGGCAATTTGACGGTTTCACCACCGGCTTCCACCGTCACTTCCTTGCCGCTGCGTTTGGCTTTGACCGTGCGGCCATCTTCGGTCGCGATGATCCGTTCTTCACCGTCCGACAATGATGGCAGTTTGAACTTCCAAGCTTCGCCGTTGATCTTCAACTTCACCTCGGCGTCGCTGTCATCTTCCTTGTTGATGAAGACGGCAACGTTCTTCTTTTCCACCTTGCTTTTGTCTTTGCTGCTGTCGCTATCGGCAAGGGCGCTGGTGGCCAGAGCGATCGCGCTGACGGCCGCAAGCACGAACAGCGGGGACTTGATTTTCATGGTCTTGCTCCTGGTCGAATGATCGTCGGTCGATCACGCTTCAGTGACAGTAATGCAGCCACTGTGCCAAGCGACGAATGCGCGACTTTTGCCGGGTTTGCCGGCTGTTCGCGCCGATTTTTCCGGCGGCGGTTTGCTTATCTCCGGAACCGGGTTCCCGAAATGGGGAGATCCGGCTGCCGGTGTGTGGTTGCAGCGATTGCGCGCTCGCCATTTCCGGCCGGCTATTCTTCTTCGGCTGGAATGAGATTGTATTTTTCCAGCCGGTACAGAAAGGCCTTGTACGGCAAGCCGAGCAGTCGCGCGGCCTGACTGCGGTTGTACTGACAACGTTGCAAGGCCTGCAGCAGGCAGTCGCGCTCGTGCGCTTCCCAGTTTAGGCCGTCGTCAGGCAGCTGATACGCCGTGCTGCGGCTCGTGGCGGTGGTTGGCTCGCTGGTCAGGTCGGCCAGTGCAATGTCGCTGCGTTCGGCCAGCAGTGCCAACCGCTCCAGGGTATGGGCAAGTTCGCGGACATTGCCGGACCAGTGCTGGCTGCACAAGCGCTTCATGGCGTCGTGGCTGATCGTCAGCGGCGCCAGGCCGTGACGCTGACAGGCTTGCTGGAGAAAATGATGGGCCAACAGCGGAATGTCTTCACGCCGTTCGCGCAAGGCCGGCAAGCGGATCGGAACCACATTCAACCGGTAAAACAGATCAGCGCGAAAACGGCCGGCATCAACCTCCTGCTGCAGATCCCGATTGGTGGCCGCGATGATGCGAACATCCGCTTTTTGATCCTGTGGATTGCCCAGCCGCTGATAGCTGCCTTCCTGCAGCACTCGCAGCAGCTTGGCTTGCAGACTCAGCGGCAACTCGCCGATTTCATCCAGAAACAGGCTGCCGCCTGCAGCGGCTTCAATGCGGCCGATTTTCAACCGGTCGGCGCCGGTGTAGGCGCCTTTTTCGGCGCCAAACAATTCGGCCTCGAACAGGCTTTCCGGGAGCGCGGCGCAGTTCAGCGCGACAAACGGTGCGCTGCTGCGTTCCGACAACTGATGCAGTGCCCGCGCTGCCAGTTCCTTGCCGGTGCCGCTCTCGCCGTACAGCAACACCGTGGCGCGGGTCGGGGCAATTTTCTGTACCCGGCGAAAGACCTGCTGCATGGCTTCCGAACGGCCGATCAACTCGACCAGCTGATCACGTTGGCTGACTTCTTCACGGAGGTGACGGTTTTCCCGCTGCAACTGTTGCACCGTGCTGACCCGTGCCAGCGTGTAGAGCAGCTGTGATTTGTCGAACGGTTTGATCAGGTAATCATCAGCGCCGGCGCGAATCGTGTTGATGGCGTGAGACAAATTGCCATATGCCGTCATCAGGATGAAAGCGGTGTCGGGATGGTCACGGCGCAGCGTTGCCAGCAGGCTCAGGCCGTCACCGTCCGCGACCTTCCAGTCCGACAACACCAGATCAAATGTCTGCGTTGCCAACGCCGCCAGGGCATCGGGCACGCGCGCCGCGCTCGTCACCTGATAGCCGGCATCCTGAATCAAACCATGCAACAGGACTCGTTGGTCGTCGTCGTCTTCCAGCAATAACAGGCGATTGGCGCTACTCATGCCGGGCTCCGGGAATGCAGACTGAGAATGGCCACGGTGCCAGGCGATTTGCCATCCGCGTTGTCGTTGCCATCGTGTAATTGAACATCGCCGCGATAACGGCCACGGGCGATCCGTTGGCTCAGAAACAAACCCATGCCTGCGCCATGACTCTTGTCGGTGACATGCGGTTGAAACAGGCGGCTGCGCACGGCATCGGACACGCCGCGACCCTGGTCGCGGATGCGGAACTGCACGGCATCATCACTGCCATCGACTTGAATTTGAATCGGTTCACCGGCCGGGCTGGCATCCACCGCATTGCCGATCAGGGTATGCAACAGGCTGGCGATTTCGCGAGCATGGCCGTAAAGCT contains:
- a CDS encoding sigma-54-dependent transcriptional regulator: MSSANRLLLLEDDDDQRVLLHGLIQDAGYQVTSAARVPDALAALATQTFDLVLSDWKVADGDGLSLLATLRRDHPDTAFILMTAYGNLSHAINTIRAGADDYLIKPFDKSQLLYTLARVSTVQQLQRENRHLREEVSQRDQLVELIGRSEAMQQVFRRVQKIAPTRATVLLYGESGTGKELAARALHQLSERSSAPFVALNCAALPESLFEAELFGAEKGAYTGADRLKIGRIEAAAGGSLFLDEIGELPLSLQAKLLRVLQEGSYQRLGNPQDQKADVRIIAATNRDLQQEVDAGRFRADLFYRLNVVPIRLPALRERREDIPLLAHHFLQQACQRHGLAPLTISHDAMKRLCSQHWSGNVRELAHTLERLALLAERSDIALADLTSEPTTATSRSTAYQLPDDGLNWEAHERDCLLQALQRCQYNRSQAARLLGLPYKAFLYRLEKYNLIPAEEE